Proteins from one Rhodoflexus caldus genomic window:
- a CDS encoding DUF6913 domain-containing protein — MNFLKRFFVQRRLRQTLQNKKRRFAPLFSEAKQIGILFNAENQAIEKPLAAFIRQLEKEGKSVSSLTYFDSERQAAFQFPYEVFTGSDIDWLGNIKSEKANKFMEKKFDYLFCFSAQPTAVTDLLLANSEAKCRIGLYQEGREDFYELMLIPDKGAKEEQMIPLALEYTKNICQN; from the coding sequence ATGAATTTCTTGAAACGTTTCTTTGTTCAACGACGACTGCGGCAGACACTTCAAAACAAGAAGCGCCGCTTTGCGCCTTTGTTCTCAGAAGCCAAACAAATAGGCATTTTGTTTAATGCCGAAAATCAGGCCATAGAGAAGCCGCTGGCCGCTTTTATCCGCCAATTGGAAAAAGAAGGCAAAAGCGTTTCATCGCTTACCTACTTTGACAGCGAGCGGCAGGCTGCTTTCCAATTTCCGTATGAAGTATTCACCGGCAGCGATATAGACTGGCTGGGAAATATCAAGTCGGAAAAAGCCAACAAGTTCATGGAAAAGAAGTTTGACTACCTGTTTTGTTTTAGTGCACAGCCCACGGCAGTAACAGACCTGCTGCTGGCCAACAGCGAAGCAAAATGCAGAATCGGGCTTTATCAGGAAGGCAGGGAGGACTTCTACGAACTGATGCTCATTCCCGATAAAGGCGCAAAAGAAGAGCAAATGATACCCTTAGCTTTGGAATACACCAAAAATATTTGTCAAAACTAA
- the dapA gene encoding 4-hydroxy-tetrahydrodipicolinate synthase has product MTDVTTVLYGTGVALVTPFDANGQIDFVALHKLLAFTAEGVDYWVVNGTTGESPVLSKEERKKLLAFVKENNPKKLPIVWGMGGNHTQELVAQIKETDLSGVAAVLSVSPYYNKPSQEGIFRHYTAVADACPVPVLLYNVPGRTGSNISGATTVRLAAHPNIIGTKDASGDFEQYTYIAKNAPEGFLLISGDDMLTVPLIAIGGKGVISVLANAFPVSFAQMTRAALQGNFAEAAQMMYSFANINGLLYKEGNPTGIKYVLSRLGICEPHLRLPNVLPSEELSNKLDAALAAITAETQQLVGA; this is encoded by the coding sequence ATGACCGACGTAACAACAGTTTTGTATGGCACAGGGGTAGCCCTTGTAACCCCTTTTGATGCAAACGGACAAATTGATTTTGTTGCTTTGCACAAGCTGCTGGCGTTCACTGCCGAAGGCGTAGATTACTGGGTAGTGAATGGTACTACCGGAGAATCACCCGTCCTTTCTAAGGAAGAACGAAAGAAACTGTTGGCGTTTGTCAAGGAAAACAATCCTAAGAAACTGCCCATTGTTTGGGGTATGGGCGGCAACCATACGCAGGAACTCGTTGCACAAATCAAAGAAACCGATTTGAGCGGCGTTGCTGCCGTTCTTTCCGTATCGCCTTACTACAACAAACCATCGCAAGAGGGCATTTTCCGCCACTACACGGCCGTTGCCGATGCCTGCCCCGTGCCTGTTTTGCTCTACAACGTACCCGGCAGAACCGGCTCTAACATATCGGGAGCAACCACCGTGCGGCTGGCTGCACATCCGAATATTATCGGCACCAAAGACGCTTCGGGCGATTTTGAACAATATACCTACATAGCCAAAAACGCACCCGAGGGCTTTTTGCTCATTTCAGGGGATGATATGCTCACCGTGCCACTCATTGCCATTGGCGGCAAAGGAGTCATTTCCGTATTGGCCAATGCCTTTCCCGTATCGTTTGCACAAATGACACGCGCCGCTTTGCAAGGCAACTTTGCCGAGGCAGCGCAAATGATGTACAGCTTTGCCAATATTAACGGCCTGCTCTACAAAGAAGGCAACCCGACAGGCATCAAATATGTGCTGAGCCGTTTGGGCATTTGCGAACCGCATTTGCGGCTGCCCAACGTGCTACCTTCGGAAGAACTCAGCAACAAACTGGATGCGGCGCTGGCTGCCATAACTGCCGAAACCCAACAGTTAGTAGGCGCATAA
- a CDS encoding STAS/SEC14 domain-containing protein, with amino-acid sequence MISIVDYPTFKINFDEVNRTLIVIDTTSAEVQEDDIRNIISTIEKIILEYKPVNYLTDNKLRKYVFSVEMQEWVANTLLQACLAVDLKKFAVVQPEELVASLSNEQVADEAGENPVQVAFFHTMEQAKKWLGI; translated from the coding sequence ATGATTTCAATCGTAGATTACCCGACATTCAAAATCAATTTTGACGAGGTGAACCGAACGCTCATTGTCATAGACACCACATCTGCCGAAGTGCAAGAGGATGACATCCGCAACATCATCAGCACAATTGAGAAAATCATACTCGAGTACAAGCCTGTTAATTACCTGACCGACAACAAGTTAAGAAAATACGTTTTTAGCGTTGAAATGCAGGAATGGGTAGCCAATACACTTTTGCAGGCTTGTTTGGCAGTAGATTTGAAAAAGTTTGCCGTTGTGCAGCCCGAAGAGTTGGTGGCAAGCCTTTCCAACGAACAAGTGGCCGATGAAGCAGGCGAAAATCCGGTACAAGTCGCCTTTTTCCACACCATGGAACAAGCGAAAAAGTGGTTAGGCATTTAA
- a CDS encoding ComEA family DNA-binding protein — protein sequence MKFRIAAWLGLSWQEMKGFVLTLLAMTLVLALPHVIASAQETPAYDKAADEAVLDSLLTVMQVDKPIMPEEEHEAALNEASAAHEIKPFNPNELDVSAWVNLGLKPYLAERVVKYRTKVSLFRAKGDLLKVYGFPERLYKQLEPFILLPETASAETAKTNQPLEKTVEPAADPAPAASDFKESRPLRKQPQKFDLNTADTTQLMALKGIGAATAGRIIKLRDALGGFHSLEQLNEVYAITPDALASLAAYAEISPGTHKKIAINTADAETLKKHPYIGHKLAEVLVNYRKQHGAYKNASDLQKIRILTPEKLEKILPYLEF from the coding sequence ATGAAATTTCGCATAGCGGCATGGTTAGGGCTTTCTTGGCAGGAAATGAAAGGCTTCGTGCTGACGCTTTTGGCAATGACGCTGGTGTTGGCGCTGCCTCATGTTATCGCCTCCGCACAGGAAACCCCCGCTTACGATAAAGCAGCGGATGAAGCGGTACTGGACAGCCTGCTAACGGTAATGCAGGTTGATAAGCCAATAATGCCGGAAGAAGAACACGAGGCCGCTCTTAACGAAGCCTCTGCCGCACATGAAATCAAACCCTTCAACCCCAATGAGTTAGACGTTTCGGCATGGGTAAACCTTGGCCTAAAACCCTACCTTGCCGAACGCGTAGTAAAATATCGCACAAAGGTTAGTCTGTTTCGTGCCAAAGGTGATTTGCTTAAAGTTTATGGCTTCCCCGAACGGCTCTACAAGCAATTAGAACCATTCATTCTGTTGCCTGAAACCGCTTCGGCAGAAACAGCAAAGACCAACCAACCGTTGGAAAAAACGGTTGAACCTGCCGCAGACCCTGCACCTGCTGCCTCCGATTTCAAAGAAAGCCGTCCCCTACGCAAGCAGCCCCAAAAATTTGACCTGAATACGGCAGATACAACCCAACTGATGGCACTGAAAGGCATCGGAGCAGCTACCGCAGGGCGCATCATCAAACTCCGCGATGCGCTGGGCGGCTTTCACAGCCTCGAGCAACTCAACGAGGTATATGCCATTACGCCCGATGCACTGGCATCATTGGCTGCTTACGCCGAAATTTCGCCCGGCACGCACAAAAAAATAGCCATTAACACCGCCGATGCGGAAACACTCAAAAAACACCCGTACATCGGCCATAAACTTGCCGAGGTTTTAGTAAACTACCGCAAACAGCACGGCGCTTACAAAAACGCATCCGACCTGCAAAAAATCCGCATCCTCACACCCGAAAAGTTGGAAAAAATATTGCCCTATTTGGAGTTTTAA
- a CDS encoding superoxide dismutase encodes MAFELPKLAYAYNALEPHIDAMTMEIHHSRHHQAYVNNLNAAIAGTEAEKMSIEDICKNISKFSMAVRNNGGGHYNHTFFWEIIGPNAGGEPKGALAEAINKKFGSFAAFKEEFTKAAIGRFGSGWAWLVVDGGELKIGSTANQDNPLMDIADVTIKGKPVLGIDVWEHAYYLKYQNKRPDYVAAFWNVVNWDVVGAKYEAAIK; translated from the coding sequence ATGGCATTTGAACTCCCTAAATTAGCCTACGCGTACAATGCGCTGGAGCCTCATATTGATGCGATGACTATGGAAATCCACCACAGCCGTCATCATCAGGCCTATGTAAACAACCTGAATGCAGCTATTGCAGGCACAGAAGCCGAAAAAATGAGCATTGAAGACATCTGCAAAAACATCAGCAAGTTTTCAATGGCGGTTCGCAACAATGGCGGCGGCCACTATAACCACACTTTCTTCTGGGAAATTATCGGCCCTAATGCCGGTGGAGAACCCAAAGGTGCTTTAGCTGAGGCAATCAACAAGAAATTCGGCTCTTTCGCTGCCTTCAAAGAAGAATTTACCAAAGCTGCTATCGGCCGTTTCGGTTCAGGATGGGCATGGTTAGTAGTGGACGGCGGCGAGTTGAAAATCGGCTCTACTGCCAACCAAGACAATCCACTGATGGACATTGCCGACGTAACCATTAAAGGCAAGCCTGTTCTTGGCATTGACGTTTGGGAACACGCTTACTACCTGAAATATCAAAACAAACGCCCCGACTACGTAGCCGCTTTCTGGAACGTGGTAAATTGGGATGTGGTAGGTGCTAAGTACGAAGCTGCGATTAAATAA
- a CDS encoding M16 family metallopeptidase, whose translation MKKLFFFSLALWLTAIVAYAQPKSYEWKTGKTGKYTYRYVTNDPFGARFYKLDNGLTVVLSVNKREPRIYTMITTRAGAVNDPRTDTGLAHYLEHLMFKGSSKFGTTDWEKEKALLTKIEDLYDEYGKTTDTAKRAAIYREIDRVSNEAAKLAIANEYDKLMSSMGSQGTNAFTGYEYTSYLEDIPSNALDRYLAVQSERFQNPVFRIFHTELETVYEEKNISLDNDGRKASEALYAALFEKYHLNKSILGDQEHLKNPNPRRIRKFYETYYVPNNMAIILAGDLNPEEVMPKVEKAFAWMKSKPVEDYKAAPEKEITEPIVREVFGPTPENVIFGFRMPGLLDRRASLLLTVADDIMSNRGAGLLDLNLNKKQLVQNSFSGANQTRGYSVWQFGGTPKAGQSLEEVRDLILGQLEKLKKGDFDESIIQAIVNNAKLSYLQQSENNNARALTIMRSFSLDYANSWDAYLRQSDEMSKITKKDIVDFVNKYCGNNYVIVYKRKGEDKNVLKLAKPPITPVSLNRDAQSDFFKQVSNIPMAEVKPVFVDFEKDLKRSKIADKVELLYAQNTDNQLYRLIFRIEGLGSWNNKLLPYAFQYLQFLGTNKYSAEDLSKAFYALAASYNANAGGETTSLVVSGLQENMEKTLELLQHVLRNCKADEQAWQMLKARIIKSRNDAKLNKQAIMQGLRSYATYGAKNPFNTTLSNDEINAITPQQLVDILHTVLDYPHMVIYYGPKAMNEISADVARLMPLPAEFKQLPAPVTYNRIPTEKNQVLFADYNMVQAEISWIRVTEQYNPTLTPTVQMFNEYFGGNMSSVVFQSLREAKALAYSTFATYGQPSKKEDRYTLTGYIGTQADKIHDAMEGMNELLKDIPEAQNMFELSRKSLRKSIETERVTRDGVIFAYLSAKDLGLKEEARKATYEALEKFTFDDVKQFHKEKLSGKPYVYCVVASEQKIKLDELNRYGEVKKLSLEEIFGY comes from the coding sequence ATGAAAAAACTATTCTTCTTCAGCCTCGCCTTGTGGCTGACGGCAATAGTTGCCTATGCTCAGCCCAAGAGCTATGAGTGGAAAACCGGCAAAACCGGCAAATACACTTACCGCTACGTAACCAATGATCCGTTTGGGGCGCGTTTCTACAAGTTGGACAACGGCCTGACCGTAGTGCTTAGCGTAAACAAGCGCGAGCCGCGCATCTACACCATGATAACCACCCGTGCAGGCGCAGTAAATGACCCCCGCACCGATACCGGCCTTGCGCACTATCTGGAACACCTGATGTTTAAAGGTTCAAGCAAGTTTGGCACTACCGACTGGGAAAAAGAGAAAGCCCTGCTCACCAAAATTGAAGATTTGTACGATGAGTACGGCAAAACCACCGACACAGCCAAGCGCGCCGCCATTTACCGCGAAATTGACCGTGTTTCCAATGAAGCTGCCAAATTGGCAATTGCCAACGAGTACGACAAACTGATGTCCAGCATGGGCTCACAGGGAACAAATGCCTTCACCGGTTATGAGTACACCAGCTATCTGGAAGACATCCCTTCCAATGCCTTAGACCGCTATTTGGCCGTACAATCCGAACGCTTCCAAAACCCCGTGTTCCGCATTTTCCACACCGAATTGGAAACCGTTTATGAGGAAAAGAACATTTCATTGGACAACGACGGCCGCAAAGCAAGCGAAGCCCTGTATGCTGCCCTGTTTGAGAAATACCACCTCAATAAGTCCATCCTCGGCGACCAAGAACACCTGAAAAACCCTAACCCGCGCCGCATCCGCAAGTTCTACGAAACCTACTATGTGCCTAACAACATGGCCATCATTCTGGCAGGCGACTTGAACCCGGAAGAGGTAATGCCTAAGGTAGAAAAGGCGTTTGCTTGGATGAAAAGCAAACCGGTGGAAGACTACAAGGCCGCACCCGAGAAAGAAATTACCGAGCCGATTGTGCGCGAAGTATTCGGGCCGACACCCGAAAACGTAATATTCGGCTTCCGTATGCCCGGTTTGTTAGACCGCCGTGCTTCTCTGTTGCTAACCGTAGCCGATGACATTATGTCTAACCGCGGTGCAGGTTTGTTAGACCTGAACCTGAACAAAAAACAGTTGGTACAAAACAGTTTTTCAGGCGCTAACCAAACACGCGGTTACAGCGTATGGCAGTTTGGCGGAACGCCCAAAGCAGGACAATCGCTCGAGGAAGTACGCGACCTGATTTTGGGTCAGTTAGAAAAACTCAAAAAAGGCGATTTTGACGAATCTATCATTCAAGCCATTGTCAATAACGCCAAATTGAGCTACCTGCAACAGTCGGAGAATAACAACGCACGTGCGCTCACCATCATGCGTTCTTTCAGCTTAGACTATGCCAACTCTTGGGATGCCTACCTGCGTCAATCCGACGAAATGAGCAAAATCACCAAAAAAGACATTGTTGATTTTGTAAACAAATATTGCGGCAACAACTACGTAATCGTTTACAAGCGCAAAGGCGAAGACAAAAACGTGCTCAAACTGGCGAAACCACCTATTACACCGGTTTCACTGAACCGCGACGCACAGTCTGATTTCTTCAAGCAGGTAAGCAACATTCCGATGGCAGAAGTAAAACCGGTGTTTGTGGACTTTGAGAAAGACCTGAAACGCAGCAAAATTGCCGACAAAGTAGAGTTGCTGTATGCACAAAATACCGATAACCAACTGTATCGCCTTATTTTCCGCATAGAAGGTCTTGGTTCTTGGAACAACAAACTGCTGCCCTACGCTTTCCAATACCTGCAATTCCTCGGTACGAACAAGTACTCTGCCGAAGACCTGAGCAAAGCGTTCTATGCCCTTGCAGCAAGCTATAACGCCAATGCCGGCGGAGAAACTACTTCGTTGGTGGTGAGCGGTTTGCAGGAAAACATGGAAAAAACACTGGAACTTTTACAGCACGTACTGCGCAATTGCAAAGCCGATGAACAGGCATGGCAAATGCTGAAAGCACGTATCATCAAATCGCGCAACGATGCCAAACTGAACAAGCAGGCGATTATGCAAGGGCTGCGCAGCTATGCCACTTACGGCGCAAAAAATCCGTTCAATACAACATTGAGCAATGACGAAATCAACGCCATTACGCCACAACAATTAGTGGACATTCTGCACACGGTGCTCGACTATCCGCACATGGTCATCTATTACGGCCCCAAAGCAATGAACGAAATCAGCGCCGATGTTGCCCGCCTGATGCCACTGCCGGCCGAGTTCAAACAATTGCCTGCACCTGTAACTTACAACCGCATTCCTACCGAAAAAAATCAGGTATTGTTTGCCGACTATAACATGGTGCAAGCCGAAATTTCGTGGATTCGCGTAACCGAACAATACAACCCAACGCTTACGCCAACCGTGCAAATGTTCAACGAATACTTCGGCGGCAACATGAGTTCGGTGGTGTTCCAATCGCTGCGCGAAGCCAAAGCATTGGCATACAGTACTTTCGCCACCTACGGCCAGCCTTCCAAAAAAGAAGACCGCTATACGCTGACCGGTTATATCGGTACGCAAGCCGATAAAATCCACGATGCAATGGAAGGCATGAACGAGCTGCTGAAAGACATTCCCGAAGCTCAAAACATGTTTGAACTTTCACGCAAGAGCCTGAGAAAGTCTATTGAAACCGAACGCGTAACCCGCGACGGCGTTATCTTCGCCTACTTGTCGGCCAAAGACTTGGGGCTGAAAGAAGAAGCACGCAAAGCCACCTACGAAGCATTGGAGAAGTTTACCTTTGACGATGTGAAACAATTCCACAAAGAAAAACTGTCCGGCAAACCGTATGTGTATTGCGTAGTAGCTTCCGAGCAAAAAATCAAGTTGGACGAACTGAACCGCTACGGCGAAGTGAAAAAACTGAGCTTGGAAGAAATCTTCGGCTACTAA
- the lpxK gene encoding tetraacyldisaccharide 4'-kinase, whose protein sequence is MVPPQNPLWHLLTALPAALYGSLMRFRNHLYDIGNKPEIHFELPVISVGNLAVGGTGKTPMTEYLIRLLIPEKKIAVLSRGYGRKTKGFLLANAEATAATIGDEPMQYFTKFGNRIVVAVGEDRVAAVPEILFAHPETEVILLDDAYQHRKIGRRLNLLLTEYSHPFYEDFVMPRGSLRESRSGANRADAVIVTKCLPTITADNRSQITAAVRRYAKPETPVFFTGITYAPPQFFWGTTPNLNRGEKVILVSGIAKHQAWADAMQKQFAIAAGYHFADHHQYQMKDVATIISACQKHEAVLLCTEKDMVKLKPLLQQIHAPVTAFFQPVSVQFLSDESLFKQLIFNTLQQ, encoded by the coding sequence ATGGTACCTCCTCAAAATCCCCTTTGGCATCTCCTGACCGCATTGCCTGCCGCCTTGTATGGCAGCCTCATGCGCTTCCGCAACCACCTGTACGATATCGGCAACAAGCCCGAAATTCACTTTGAACTGCCCGTTATCAGTGTGGGGAACTTGGCAGTAGGCGGAACAGGCAAAACCCCCATGACCGAATACCTGATTCGGTTGTTGATACCTGAGAAGAAAATCGCGGTTTTGAGTCGCGGCTATGGCCGAAAAACCAAAGGCTTCCTGTTGGCCAATGCAGAGGCAACCGCCGCAACCATTGGCGACGAGCCCATGCAGTATTTCACCAAATTTGGCAATCGGATAGTTGTGGCCGTTGGTGAAGACCGCGTAGCAGCCGTTCCCGAAATTTTGTTTGCCCACCCTGAAACAGAGGTGATTCTGTTAGACGATGCCTATCAGCACCGCAAAATAGGTCGTCGGCTCAACCTGCTGCTCACCGAGTACAGCCACCCGTTCTATGAAGACTTTGTGATGCCGCGCGGGAGTCTGCGGGAGTCGCGCAGCGGGGCTAATCGCGCCGATGCCGTTATTGTTACCAAATGCCTGCCAACCATCACAGCGGACAACAGAAGCCAAATAACGGCAGCCGTTCGCCGATATGCCAAGCCTGAAACACCCGTCTTTTTCACCGGTATTACCTACGCTCCTCCGCAATTTTTTTGGGGAACAACCCCAAACCTTAATCGAGGCGAAAAGGTTATACTTGTGTCGGGCATTGCCAAACATCAGGCTTGGGCAGATGCCATGCAAAAGCAATTTGCCATTGCGGCAGGTTATCACTTTGCCGACCACCACCAATACCAAATGAAGGATGTGGCGACAATCATCAGTGCCTGCCAAAAACACGAGGCCGTATTGCTATGCACCGAAAAAGACATGGTCAAACTCAAACCCTTGCTACAACAAATACATGCGCCTGTTACGGCGTTTTTTCAACCCGTCAGTGTACAGTTTCTTTCCGATGAATCACTTTTTAAACAACTGATTTTTAACACTTTACAGCAATGA
- a CDS encoding methyltransferase domain-containing protein encodes MTQLNLDKSYWSNRYRACETGWDIGSISTPLKAYIDQLPESAKNSRILIPGAGNAYEAEYLWQQGFRHVFVADIAAEPLENLQNRIPDFPESQLLETDFFHLKGSFDLVIEQTFFCALHPNLRTDYARKMHEIIVPGGKLTGVLFNAPMNSDRPPFGGHADEYRRYFDPYFRYRHFAPCYNSIQPRQGNELFICLERF; translated from the coding sequence ATGACACAACTCAATTTAGACAAATCGTATTGGAGCAACCGCTACCGTGCCTGCGAAACAGGCTGGGACATTGGCAGCATCAGCACACCGCTGAAAGCATACATAGACCAATTGCCCGAATCGGCCAAAAACAGCCGCATCCTCATTCCCGGAGCAGGCAACGCCTACGAGGCAGAATACCTCTGGCAGCAAGGCTTTCGCCATGTGTTTGTGGCAGACATTGCCGCCGAGCCATTGGAAAACCTGCAAAATCGCATACCCGACTTCCCTGAAAGCCAGTTGCTGGAAACCGACTTCTTCCACCTGAAAGGCTCATTTGACTTGGTGATAGAGCAAACTTTCTTCTGCGCCCTACACCCCAACTTGCGGACGGACTATGCCCGCAAAATGCACGAAATAATTGTTCCCGGGGGCAAACTGACCGGCGTACTGTTCAATGCGCCCATGAACAGCGACCGCCCGCCCTTTGGCGGACATGCGGACGAATACCGCCGCTATTTTGACCCCTACTTCCGCTACCGACATTTCGCACCCTGCTACAACAGCATCCAACCTCGCCAAGGCAACGAATTATTTATCTGCTTAGAACGTTTTTAA
- a CDS encoding transmembrane 220 family protein, producing the protein MLLKIANGLLASIFALFAWFQLNDPDPYLWVAIYGYAAVVSFLAIFRFYQLWMITVGLVVYTGGILYLLPSVFDWLMNHSDVSLISGMSAERMYIEESRECFGLMITLACFVFHYFSAKKLN; encoded by the coding sequence ATGTTGTTAAAAATTGCCAATGGCTTACTGGCAAGCATTTTCGCCCTGTTTGCATGGTTTCAACTGAACGACCCCGACCCCTATTTGTGGGTAGCTATATACGGGTATGCGGCAGTTGTATCCTTTCTGGCAATATTTCGCTTTTATCAACTGTGGATGATTACAGTGGGGCTGGTTGTTTATACGGGCGGCATTTTGTATTTGCTGCCAAGTGTTTTTGATTGGCTGATGAATCATTCCGACGTAAGCCTGATTAGCGGCATGTCGGCAGAGCGTATGTACATAGAAGAATCACGCGAGTGTTTCGGGCTGATGATTACGCTGGCTTGTTTTGTTTTTCATTATTTTTCGGCAAAAAAATTGAATTAA
- the purE gene encoding 5-(carboxyamino)imidazole ribonucleotide mutase yields the protein MVGIIMGSKSDLPIMRQAAEVLQEMEIAYELTIVSAHRTPLRMVEYAQSARERGLKVIIAGAGGAAHLPGMVASITTLPVIGVPVKSSNSIDGWDSVLSILQMPAGVPVATVALDGAKNAGILAAQIISTYDRRVAEALSLFKQSLTDKVMETVQEVEHLGGLKQ from the coding sequence ATGGTTGGCATTATCATGGGGAGTAAATCTGACCTACCCATTATGCGGCAGGCGGCAGAGGTGTTGCAAGAAATGGAAATAGCCTACGAGCTAACCATTGTTTCGGCACACCGCACCCCATTGCGCATGGTAGAATATGCACAAAGTGCGCGGGAAAGAGGCTTGAAAGTCATTATTGCGGGTGCAGGCGGAGCAGCACACCTGCCCGGCATGGTGGCTTCCATCACCACGCTGCCCGTAATTGGTGTACCGGTCAAGTCTTCCAACTCCATAGACGGCTGGGACTCAGTTCTTTCCATCTTGCAAATGCCCGCAGGCGTACCGGTTGCTACCGTAGCACTGGACGGCGCTAAAAATGCAGGTATTCTGGCTGCGCAAATCATCAGCACCTACGACCGTCGGGTAGCCGAAGCACTTTCGCTTTTCAAACAATCGCTAACCGATAAAGTTATGGAAACCGTTCAAGAAGTAGAACACTTAGGAGGGCTTAAACAATGA
- a CDS encoding carboxypeptidase-like regulatory domain-containing protein, with product MNRIIYIIAGLLLVTGLLTATHAQAQGERKVITFSGIIVEGDSSYGVRGVHVYVPRAGRGTVTDQFGYFSMPTLVGDTVVISAVGYKTHKMVIPRREDNAFSVMINLKIETTFLPEVEILPFPTEELFKEAFIALKLPDQEKYENMERNLAQERLVRMSAAMPMDGSLNYRNYMNTSINTMANRNFATTLPLLNPFAWAQFIQSIKRGDLKKKKND from the coding sequence ATGAACCGAATAATTTACATAATAGCAGGGCTGCTGTTAGTTACAGGACTGCTTACCGCAACACACGCACAGGCGCAAGGCGAGCGCAAAGTAATTACCTTTTCGGGCATCATCGTAGAAGGCGACAGCTCTTATGGCGTGCGAGGCGTACACGTATATGTACCCCGCGCCGGACGCGGTACCGTAACCGACCAGTTCGGCTACTTCTCTATGCCTACGCTGGTAGGCGATACGGTTGTTATCAGCGCCGTTGGCTACAAAACACACAAAATGGTTATTCCACGCCGCGAAGACAACGCTTTTTCGGTCATGATTAACCTCAAAATAGAAACCACCTTCCTGCCCGAAGTAGAGATTTTGCCGTTCCCTACCGAAGAACTGTTCAAAGAAGCGTTTATCGCGCTCAAATTGCCCGACCAAGAAAAATATGAAAACATGGAACGGAATTTGGCACAAGAAAGATTGGTGCGCATGTCGGCAGCCATGCCCATGGACGGCAGCCTGAACTATCGTAACTACATGAACACAAGTATTAACACAATGGCTAACCGCAACTTTGCAACAACTTTGCCCCTGTTAAATCCCTTTGCATGGGCACAGTTTATACAATCCATTAAACGGGGAGATTTGAAGAAAAAGAAAAACGATTAA
- a CDS encoding rod shape-determining protein — protein sequence MGLFDMFSSDIAIDLGTANTLILHKNKIVVDEPSIIAMDKTTNKVIAIGRSAMMMHEKTHENIKTIRPLRDGVIADFHAAEHMIRGMIKMIDTGKRLITPSHRMVICIPSGITEVEKRAVRDSAEHAGAKEVYMIHEPIAAAIGIGIDIEKPVGTMIVDIGGGTTEIAVIALSGIVCDQSVRTAGDVFNRDILDYMRRQHNLLIGERSAETIKIEVGSALAELDNPPDDYEVRGRDLMTGIPKVVKVSYPEIAFAIDKSISKIEEAILKALESSPPELAADIYDNGIHLTGGGALLRGLDKRLYMKTKLPIHVAEDPLRAVVRGTGIALAKLNEYKGVLMT from the coding sequence ATGGGACTTTTTGACATGTTCTCCAGCGACATTGCCATAGATTTAGGTACGGCAAATACGCTGATTCTGCACAAAAATAAGATTGTGGTAGATGAGCCGTCTATCATTGCGATGGACAAAACAACCAATAAGGTAATTGCTATCGGCAGGTCGGCAATGATGATGCACGAAAAAACGCATGAAAACATCAAAACCATACGCCCGCTGCGCGATGGCGTAATTGCCGATTTCCACGCTGCCGAGCACATGATTCGCGGCATGATTAAGATGATAGACACCGGCAAGCGTTTGATTACTCCTTCTCACCGCATGGTTATCTGTATCCCTTCGGGCATTACCGAAGTAGAAAAACGCGCCGTTCGCGACTCTGCCGAACATGCCGGCGCCAAAGAGGTGTACATGATTCACGAGCCTATTGCAGCAGCCATCGGTATAGGTATTGACATAGAAAAACCTGTGGGTACTATGATTGTGGATATTGGCGGCGGTACTACCGAAATTGCCGTTATCGCGCTTTCTGGTATCGTTTGCGACCAATCGGTACGCACCGCAGGCGACGTTTTCAACCGTGATATTTTGGACTACATGCGCCGCCAACACAACCTGCTCATCGGCGAGCGCTCTGCTGAAACCATCAAGATAGAAGTCGGCTCAGCCCTTGCCGAATTAGACAACCCACCCGACGACTACGAAGTGCGCGGACGCGATTTGATGACCGGTATCCCCAAAGTAGTGAAGGTGTCATACCCCGAAATCGCCTTTGCCATTGACAAGTCCATTTCCAAAATTGAAGAAGCCATTCTCAAAGCGTTAGAAAGTTCACCTCCGGAACTGGCTGCCGATATTTACGACAACGGCATCCACCTAACCGGCGGTGGTGCACTGCTGCGCGGTTTAGACAAGCGCCTCTACATGAAAACCAAATTGCCTATTCACGTAGCCGAAGACCCGCTGCGTGCCGTTGTAAGAGGTACAGGCATTGCGCTTGCCAAACTCAATGAGTACAAAGGTGTTTTGATGACTTAA